TAACCATGGATTCATCAAGTTTGTTGCTAAAGCATTACCAATACCAACAGAAGCAATAAATCCTACACTTAAACCAAACGCAACAGAAGCAATCTCTGAACGCTTCATACGTTTCTCAAGATACTCTGGGATAACAGGTCTAATTCCATCATGGAATACAGCCATACCCATGTGTGACATAAATGATGTAAGTGCACATAATGCAATTACAGATAAAGCATTAATTAGATTAATTTCCATAATAACTATCTCCCTTATTTATTTTTTAAAGCATCAATTAAAATTGGAACTGTATCGGTAATACTTGATATAGTCATACCAAAGCAGATCTTCCCATCATTAACTGCTTTGACAATTTCATCTTTATTTGGTCGTTGACCATTTTTACAAACAGTCGCACATTTACTATATCCAACTAAACCAATCAGAATAGAAATTGCAGAACCTCCACCACTTTCACAGGCACCTAAATAATAATCAGCTTCACCTGATTTAAGTAGCTTTGATGCGTTTAAATCATTTGTAATAATTGTTTCAATTTGTGGATCAGCTTTTTTTACAGCTAATTCCATCTCATTCTTTTGCATTCCCCCAATAGCAATTTTCACTCCCATCACCTATCTTTCTAGCAAATTGCAAATATGGATTAATAATAAGATTTTTTCTCCTTCAGGAATTTCTACCTGAAATAAACCTTCTATTTCATCAAGTATTTTAGAAGCCTCAGCGAAGTTACCATTTTGCTTAATTTCGTCAACAATATTCTCATCGGCGCAAGCCTCACATTCACCTTTTTCAACACGTGATAATGCAATTGCTAAATGAACACAAAACACATCCATCTTCTCTTGGCCAAAATCGTCAGAAATATCTAAAAATTTATCTACTACTAATTCCGACTTTTCTCTCACTGTTGATGAAATGATATTAGCTTCATGCAAAATATCTAAACGTTCAATAATACTATTCTTATCAATCATATCTTTCTCACTTTTTAATATTCAATATTTTGTATTTTGTAAATTAATAATAACATAATCAATATTACCGTCAACAAATATTTAAAATTATTCTAAAAATTGTTCTTTGATATAGCAGCAAAGATCCGTATCAACGCCATATTCTTTTAAGAAGAATTCTTCATAGTTTGGGTATATATCTAAAATACCATCTATCATTTCCCTACCCATTTGTTCATCAACACCTGCTTCCATCATGATATTTCGTTTAAGTGATGGATTCTTTTGAATTGCAGCTTTATTCTTTGCTAATGCCAATTCAATGCGTGCGTGATAAGCCCTATTTGATAGAAGATAGTCTTCTATGATATCTTCTTTTGGTACACCTAACAGTAAATATAACAAAACTGCAATTGCCCCTGTTCTATCTTTTCCTGTTGCGCAATGAAATAACAGTGGAAATTCTATATTTTGTTTAATCATTTCAAGAATAAACATGAATCCTTCATTCTTAAACATCATATTCCTATATAGTTCTGCCATATGCTTATGTAGTGTTTCTTCGTCACTATCATCCGCAATGATCATCTTATGAATACCATATGGAGAAAAATCTACTCCCTCGCCATTACGATCACGCATACCGCTGACACGATAATTAACAATTCCGTCGATGAGAGGATCTGGTTCTTCATACGCTTCATAAGAAGTACGTAAATCGAGTACTGTTTTGATACCCAGATTTTGAAGATGTTTTAACTCCTCTTTATTCATCCAGCCAAGAAAACAGCTGCGATATAATAATCCAGTCTTTACACTTTTTCCATCTACTGTAGAATACCCGCCAAGGTCTCTAAAATTACAAATCTCACGGAAGTTGCTATCTAATATTCTCATGCATAATTTCCCTAATAACTTGGTGTTACAGTTCCATCTAACACTAAATCTTGAACTGCTAGTGTTTCTTTTACATCAAGCATCTGCCGTAATAACTCCGTCATCTCTGGTGTTTTACCATTTGTTACAATGACCGCATTTGTATCATCATTATCATCGATTGAAACCTTCACGTAGTTTACTTTAGACATCTTATCGATAATTTCATCTTCATTCCATACTGCCGCATCAATTTCTCCATTTTGAACTAAACGCAATAAATTATTTGATTCTACAGGGATGAATTCAACTTTCTTCATTCCGCATGCACGCTTTGTCATATCACTTTGATCAATCGAATCTCGATCAATCCCTACACGCATACCATCTTGAATTTCTTTGGCATGAGGATCATGGAATACAATTACGTGTGATGAACAATATGTCCCTTCTCCAAATTCACATACAATATCAATTTGTCCCTTATGTGCATCTAAGAATTCTTTTGCTGCATATTTTGAAACAACTGCGAAATTATAGCGATTCTCTAATACCATCGCAATTCGATTCTTCGCACCTCTCATATAAGAAAGTGTCATTGGAATTCCATGTTTATTTTCCATTGTGGTAATAATGCCAGTCGCTAACCCCTCATACTTTCTAGAGTATGGTAAAGGCATAGCACCAACTAGTAAATTGATTCCAGCAAGTTCAAGTAGAATCTTGTCATTCTTTTCGATAACATAAGATCCTAAATGCCCCTTACTCACAATGTGAATTGCGTTATTATTCTGTAGTGTTTTAATTGCAGATTGCGCAGTTCCTCTAGAAATATTCAATTTCTCACTTAGCTCTGTAACAGTTGGCGTGCGATCTCCTACTTTGTATTTTAGAAGTGCTTTTGCTAGACTCAATACCGCAAGTCCGTTTTTACTCATTAGTTGATTATTATAGTTCATAGTTTAACTCCTATAAACATTATAGAATGAATATTCATTTATTTGAATATTCAATTAAACTTAAATTTTATAAAATTGTATTTATCATTAGCAATACCTTAGTGATACAATTTGTATAAAGATAACATCTCGATTCATACATATTTCATAATTGATAGAAAGTGAGGATAAAAATATGTTTGTGGATAATAAATTTTATAATGATGTTTATCGGATGAGTAAAAAGAGTTTTATGAAATACTTTATTTTGTATTTGTTTTTACAATTATTATTGACTACCATACCTGAATTACCGTCCATTCAGATGATTTTAGCTGGTACTATAAATCCTTTTAATTTTACTGAAGTAGCACATACTAGCTTCCTTCTATCATTTAGTTGTTCAATTATAATACAGTTTTTTACACTTCTAATCCTTATGCAGATTTTCCGAATCATACAGGGTTCTTATACAAAACTAATTGATTTATTTGAACCTTTAAGAGAAAAATGGTTGATTATCTTATGTATCTCCGCTTTTATCGCATTTCTAGATAATTTATTTACGCATAACATTTCCAATACAATTTTATTGGTAATTCTAAAGTTAGCACTTTACTATTTAACAATATTTATTGCTTTTTCGATTTATACTTATCCAACACATGCATATCAAGACGGAATTAGAAGTAGTATCAAAGAAGCCATTGATTCATTAATAGATATAATAAAGATAGACATTCACTATATGTGGATTTGCTTAGCTGCCTTACTCTTTACCATTGTCATCATATTTCCAATTCTAAGAACTATCTTTGGTGGGTCTTTACTTCTACCACTAGTTGCATTGGATAATCCTAGTGCTTTAAATACACTTTCTAAATCAATGATGCCATTATTTACCGCAATGTTTATAGCTATACTTCTTGTATCGATTCTTACGCAATACAGATTATTCTGTGCATATTATGCACATGCATTGTATTACTTCAAAAAGTATGTAGAAATAAAACCAGACGAATCAGAAACACTTA
This genomic window from Solobacterium moorei contains:
- a CDS encoding DUF2620 family protein, with protein sequence MGVKIAIGGMQKNEMELAVKKADPQIETIITNDLNASKLLKSGEADYYLGACESGGGSAISILIGLVGYSKCATVCKNGQRPNKDEIVKAVNDGKICFGMTISSITDTVPILIDALKNK
- a CDS encoding PRD domain-containing protein, with the translated sequence MIDKNSIIERLDILHEANIISSTVREKSELVVDKFLDISDDFGQEKMDVFCVHLAIALSRVEKGECEACADENIVDEIKQNGNFAEASKILDEIEGLFQVEIPEGEKILLLIHICNLLER
- a CDS encoding tyrosine-protein phosphatase; the encoded protein is MRILDSNFREICNFRDLGGYSTVDGKSVKTGLLYRSCFLGWMNKEELKHLQNLGIKTVLDLRTSYEAYEEPDPLIDGIVNYRVSGMRDRNGEGVDFSPYGIHKMIIADDSDEETLHKHMAELYRNMMFKNEGFMFILEMIKQNIEFPLLFHCATGKDRTGAIAVLLYLLLGVPKEDIIEDYLLSNRAYHARIELALAKNKAAIQKNPSLKRNIMMEAGVDEQMGREMIDGILDIYPNYEEFFLKEYGVDTDLCCYIKEQFLE
- the yhfZ gene encoding GntR family transcriptional regulator YhfZ — protein: MNYNNQLMSKNGLAVLSLAKALLKYKVGDRTPTVTELSEKLNISRGTAQSAIKTLQNNNAIHIVSKGHLGSYVIEKNDKILLELAGINLLVGAMPLPYSRKYEGLATGIITTMENKHGIPMTLSYMRGAKNRIAMVLENRYNFAVVSKYAAKEFLDAHKGQIDIVCEFGEGTYCSSHVIVFHDPHAKEIQDGMRVGIDRDSIDQSDMTKRACGMKKVEFIPVESNNLLRLVQNGEIDAAVWNEDEIIDKMSKVNYVKVSIDDNDDTNAVIVTNGKTPEMTELLRQMLDVKETLAVQDLVLDGTVTPSY